Proteins encoded within one genomic window of Odocoileus virginianus isolate 20LAN1187 ecotype Illinois chromosome 2, Ovbor_1.2, whole genome shotgun sequence:
- the LRATD1 gene encoding protein LRATD1 — protein sequence MGNQLDRITHLNYSELPTGDPSGIEKDELRVGVAYFFSDEEEDLDERGQPDKFGVKAPPGCAPCPESPSRHHHHHHHLLHQLVLNETQFSAFRGQECIFSKVSGGPQGADLSVYAVTALPALCEPGDLLELLWLQPAPEPPAPAPHWAVYVGGGQIIHLCQGEIRQDSLYEAGAANVGRVVNSWYRYRPLVAELVVQNACGHLGLKSEEICWTNSESFAAWCRFGKREFKAGGEVPAGTQPPQQQYCLKVHLADNKVHTARFHSLEDLIREKRRIDASGRLRVLQELADLVDAK from the coding sequence ATGGGCAACCAACTGGACCGCATCACCCACCTCAACTACAGCGAGCTGCCCACCGGGGACCCGTCAGGGATCGAAAAGGACGAACTGCGGGTCGGGGTCGCTTACTTCTTCTCTGATGAAGAGGAGGACTTGGACGAACGCGGCCAGCCGGACAAGTTCGGCGTGAAGGCCCCCCCGGGCTGCGCCCCCTGCCCGGAGAGCCCcagccgccaccaccaccaccaccaccacctgctgCACCAGCTGGTCCTCAACGAAACTCAGTTCTCCGCCTTTCGGGGCCAGGAATGCATCTTTTCCAAAGTGAGCGGCGGCCCGCAGGGCGCCGACCTGAGCGTCTACGCGGTCACCGCCCTGCCGGCGCTCTGCGAGCCAGGCGACCTGCTGGAGCTGCTGTGGCTGCAGCCCGCGCCGGAGCCTCCCGCGCCAGCCCCGCACTGGGCCGTGTACGTGGGCGGCGGGCAGATCATCCACCTGTGCCAAGGCGAGATCCGCCAGGACAGCCTGTACGAGGCGGGCGCGGCCAACGTGGGCCGGGTGGTGAATAGCTGGTACCGCTACCGCCCCCTGGTGGCCGAGCTGGTGGTGCAGAACGCCTGCGGCCACCTGGGTCTCAAGAGCGAAGAGATCTGCTGGACGAACTCGGAGAGCTTCGCCGCCTGGTGCCGCTTCGGCAAGCGGGAGTTCAAGGCGGGCGGGGAGGTGCCGGCCGGCACGCAGCCCCCGCAGCAGCAGTACTGTCTCAAGGTGCACTTGGCTGACAACAAGGTGCACACGGCCCGGTTTCACAGCCTGGAGGACCTCATCCGCGAGAAGCGCCGCATAGACGCCAGCGGCCGCCTGCGGGTGCTCCAGGAGCTCGCCGACCTCGTGGATGCCAAGTAG